From Acidobacteriota bacterium, one genomic window encodes:
- a CDS encoding FliI/YscN family ATPase yields MLAAYAQKLEKIDTLKSIGRVTRSVGLIIESQGPTVSVGDLCYLPSPKGERSTMLEVVGFRDNNILLMPLGQMPPVRVGDSIIAAGVSSQVFVGRELLGRTIDALGRPLDELGEIKTKESYPLNRETTNPLSRANIDEPLETGVRVIDGLLTVGAGQRIGIFGGSGVGKSTLLGMMANRSSADVNVIALIGERGREVREFIENEIGEEGMKRSVLVVSTSDDSALVRIRAALAATSIAEYFKDQGSNVLLIMDSVTRFCMAQREIGLAAGEPPSSKGYTPSVFALLPRILERAGKFGNGGSITAFYTILVEGDDMNEPIADAVRSILDGHIVLSRDLAARNHYPCIDVLNSASRLFSIVAQPDHRQQAGRIRELIAAYEKAEDLINIGAYQKGSNAAIDLAIERHEEINGYLKQGRDEAARFDDSIAKLMHIRT; encoded by the coding sequence ATGCTCGCTGCCTACGCACAAAAACTTGAGAAGATCGACACGCTGAAATCCATCGGCCGCGTCACACGTTCGGTCGGGTTGATCATCGAATCGCAAGGGCCGACAGTCTCAGTGGGCGACCTATGCTATCTGCCCTCGCCGAAAGGAGAGCGATCAACAATGCTCGAGGTCGTAGGCTTTCGCGACAACAATATACTTCTGATGCCGCTTGGCCAGATGCCGCCGGTTCGCGTAGGAGATTCGATAATCGCAGCGGGTGTCAGCAGTCAGGTATTTGTCGGCCGCGAATTACTGGGACGGACGATCGACGCCTTAGGGCGGCCTTTGGATGAGCTTGGCGAAATAAAGACCAAGGAATCGTATCCGTTGAACCGTGAGACTACCAATCCGCTTTCAAGAGCGAACATCGATGAGCCTCTGGAGACGGGCGTTAGAGTAATCGATGGGCTTCTGACCGTTGGGGCAGGTCAAAGGATAGGTATTTTTGGCGGATCCGGGGTCGGAAAATCAACACTTCTCGGAATGATGGCGAATCGTTCATCCGCGGATGTAAACGTTATCGCTCTGATCGGGGAACGCGGACGCGAGGTTCGTGAATTTATTGAGAATGAGATCGGCGAGGAAGGGATGAAGAGGAGCGTGCTGGTGGTTTCAACGTCGGATGATTCGGCGCTCGTTAGAATTCGGGCCGCTCTCGCCGCGACGTCGATCGCGGAGTATTTTAAGGATCAGGGATCCAATGTGCTGCTGATCATGGACTCCGTCACTCGTTTCTGTATGGCCCAGCGCGAGATCGGCCTTGCCGCTGGTGAACCGCCATCGTCGAAAGGATACACGCCCTCAGTCTTTGCATTGCTGCCGCGTATTTTAGAGAGGGCAGGGAAATTTGGTAACGGCGGTTCGATAACGGCGTTCTACACGATCCTGGTCGAGGGCGATGACATGAATGAGCCGATCGCGGATGCCGTTCGCTCCATCCTTGACGGTCACATCGTGTTGTCTCGCGATCTTGCAGCACGGAATCATTATCCGTGCATCGATGTGCTTAATTCAGCATCACGGCTATTTTCTATAGTCGCACAGCCAGATCACCGCCAGCAGGCCGGCAGAATCAGAGAATTGATCGCAGCTTACGAAAAGGCCGAGGACCTAATAAACATCGGAGCCTATCAAAAGGGCAGCAATGCGGCCATCGATCTGGCGATAGAGCGGCACGAGGAGATCAACGGTTATTTAAAGCAGGGACGAGACGAGGCCGCAAGGTTTGACGATTCGATAGCGAAACTGATGCACATCCGTACATGA